The Sorghum bicolor cultivar BTx623 chromosome 6, Sorghum_bicolor_NCBIv3, whole genome shotgun sequence genome contains the following window.
TCGAGGCGGAAGAGGGACAGAGTGGGGAGATCGGTAGTTCGACCTCGGTAATGGCAGCAGCAGTGCTTGGTGGAGGCATTAGGGTAGCAGAGGGAGCACGGGGATGGGAGAGGCGGCAAGGCGAGGGCTCGGCGGGTCGGTGGAGGACTGGCTGCGGCTGCTTGTTGGTGTTGGGGTCCGTGTGGCGAAGAGTTGCAACGGCGGCGCCGGCCTTCGCATCGGCGTGTCGTAGGGGTGTTTCGTTCTGCCGTAGAGATTGACGAGCGAGGAGGTGCGTGCGGGGAGCGAGCATGGGCCCACATGCCGATGCCAAATTTTTATAGGGAGGCATAAGGTGGGCGGCTTCACCACTAGTGGTAGACACATCCCAGTGACTCTTTTTAGGAGTAGAGATTTTATATAATAGAACTAAAGcacatgtattttttttttgacaaaatagTTGTCATTCTTCATTCTAAATTTtgactaaaaaataaaaaaaaaatccaaaaagagCCTAAGGCCGCTTTTAGTTTCTGAagggaaaaatttcgcgacactgtagcaatttcgtttgtttgtggtaattattgtctaaccatggactaactaggctcaaaagattcatctcgtaaattccgaccaaactgtgtaattagtttttatttttatctatatttaatactttatgtatgcgtctaaagattcgatgtgacagaaaatcttaaaaaattttggattttaggtGGAAATAAACCATGTCTATTTTGAAGGCTTTGACGTGGAGAAGGGACCCAATCACCCCAACCCGAACTTGGGTCCCTGAGATCCTGACTGAGCGAGCACATGGAAAGACTGACTCGATCCCTCGACCAGCCATCCGGATTCCGGACAAAACAGAACAGCAGCCCATCCTCCTCACCCAGTCTGCGGTCTGCCCCTCCTTCCTCGCCTCGCCTCCCCTCCCCCTCAAAGACCCGTCATCTTCCTCTTCAGTTCCAGACACACACACAGAGCGCAATcgggcggaggaggagaagcgCGACCACGACCATGGGCTTCATCTCGTTCGTCGGCCGGGTGCTCTTCGcctccctcttcctcctctccgcCTACCAAGAGTACGTGACGTGACGTCCCCCCaccctctcttcttcttcttccacgCCTTCCTCGCCCACCATCCCTCAGATCCCGTCTCGTCTGAGTACCCTCTTGCTCGTCGCCAAATCGAGGCCGCTCCTTGTCTCGTCGCCTCTCCGTTGGTTGCTTCCGTACCGATCTGGCCATGGTGGCTCGGGCTCGGGCTCGGGCGGGCTCAATCGAAATGCTTCCTCTCCGGTGCGCCGACGCGAGCTGAGATCCGGTCTGTGCGGGTGCGGTGCGTTTTTTGGATCTTGCTGCGGTAGATCCGAGGGCCAGTTAAGGTGCCCGGAATTTTACCCCCCGCCGTGAGTCTGTGAGCCGCACGGCGCACAGACAGACTTGTATTGCACCAGATCTctctgcattttttttttggcatcTTGTGTAGTCGAGGGATCAAAATGATACGAGTTGCCGTTAGTCGTAGGTGCAGCCTGTGTACAAGTGGAAAAGTTTGTTCGGTATTGAAGCACTCAGTTGGAGATGTTTCCCCAGGGCTAGAATTGTATTAATATTTGAATTAGCTTCCCTCTGGTCATTTCATCTTATCTTATCCAATACAAACGTGATCCCTTAGCTTCGGTTCCATGGTTATGGTCTTCTCATTAATGTGTTATGCATTCTCTCCTTCAAAAATAGAACGAGTTATGCATTAAGAACAACTGAGAAATGCTGGCTTGTACGGCACATTTGGCTTGTACTTTTGATGAAGgtcctttttttttgtaaaactgATGTATCTCTATAAACTTGTCACTCTGCTAACTGCTAGTGTTGTTTCTTGGTGTCCAATCAGATATTTGAAGTACTGAAGTCATGGCTTGCTAACTAAAAACTGATACATGGCTGAGTTAAAGAGAAATTATGTTGTTATTACTATTATATTGCTCATTTTCCTTATGTTTGTCTACCAAAAAGCATACCACTGATAAAGTAGTAAGGTTTCTTTGCAGCTTACCCTTAATTAGCCCCATAATCTTTTGACCGTCAAGGCTCAGTGTGCATTTTCGGTTTTCATTTTTGACCGTCACAACTCTTGAGTCTTCACCAATGATCTTTGGTGCCAAAGTTATGTGCACCTTATGTTCTCCAATCCCTAAGATGCTTTTGAATTCCTCTCTTTCAATTGTTGCACATTATTTTGTTCTTTTCATGCACCATTTTATTGTTGAGAACATTGAAATAATGCTTTTCGGTCATATATTTAGGTTCATTGAATTTGGAAATGATGGTGGACCGGCAGCGAAGACCTTGAAGCCAAAGTTCAATCTCTTCGTCAAGCTAGTGTCCAAGAATACCGGATTGGGGGTGCCGCATATTGATGTAGGAATGATGTTTGGTTTAATCCCATTCTGTTTTGGAATCTATTCAACCCAGTTTGATATTTACTTTGTTGTTTTTTTGCAGATAAAAACTGTCATTGCGGCTACCATGTTTCTTAAAGGCTTTGGTGGTCTTCTGTTCATATTCAGCAGCTCATTTGGAGCATTCCTCCTGGTGAGCAACTAAGTATTGTTTTCTCTGCTTGCACTATGACTAATGTCTTGTGTTAAAGAATAAAGGGCTTATAGAGGTAAGGTAATTGCAAAGGAAAAGGCACTAAAGATACTGTCATGTGTAATTGACTAATTGAATGCCATCTAGATGTCAAGGTTTCTTGTAGCATGTCTTCTCAAACATTAAAACTATTTGCTAATTTGAACATCATTTACGTCTGGCACTCTGGCATTTTAGGCTTGCTGCACTATACATTTACATTTGCTGGTCCCTGGTCTAGCAAGGTTTTAGCATCTGCTCCCTTGGCCATGAATAAATATTTTGTTTTGGTGCAGTCATTGATTTTAGACTTCGaccattgtttttttttccacAACATTTACTTAATAATAGTTACAAAATGTATATATAGTGTAAAAACACTTATGAAATACAaaattttctataatttttataAGTTGACTAATTGTTGGTCAGTATATACAGAGCTTGACCTTCCCAATATAAAACATGCCTTAAAAATTtcaatggagggagtagaagtGGAAGGCTCAAGTTCATGATATACTGTGACATGTCACAATAGTTGATCCACTTGGCAGGGCCCATATGTGATTTTTCAAGGGGTGTGATTCGCTCCATTATAAACCTGTATTATATAGTTATATGGGATCAAGTTTGGATTCTCATATACATatttgcatcatatttctgtatACCACAGCTGCACAGGTTCTTGGTAGATTTGTGGTTATTCTGATGCTTTGATGTTGCTCATTCGCACAGCTCATTTACTTGGCGTTTATGACCCCTATCGTGTATGATTTCTACAACTATGAAATGGAGTCAGAGCAGTTTGTCCAGCTTTTTTTCAAGTTCACACAGGTTTGTTAGCCTGCTACCATGCTGTCTTACTTAATTGGAAAATATTCCCTCAGTTACTATTAAGCATGACAAGCTCTGCGCTTCatattttttcagaacttggcGTTTATCGGTGCCCTGCTTTTCTTCCTGGGGATGAAGAACTCGATTCCAAGAAGGCGCTCCAAGGGAAGGACAACAAAAACCAAGACAAACTGATGTCAGTTATTGTAGGAGGGGAAGCAATTGAGCTCATTATGTTTGCATACTATACAGGAGTAGATGTCCCACTTTTGTTCTTGGTGCGCCAATTGAATTGTGAATCGGGACTTACAGGACTTAGCATGTAGGATATTTAAGTTATCTTGCACAATTCTATTTTCGTATGCTGCGATGAGTTATGTCATGTTCCATTTTGCTACAAGAACTGCTTTGCCAGTGAAAAATGGTAAGTTGCATAGTCTCTTTTCTGTGCGTGCACGGTGTTGTAGCTTCAGAATTGTTCATCCTCGTGCCTCCGTACTTCCTACCTGAAATAATAAAACGTTTCTTTTTCGGAGTTGCTCTAACCATACTAGTTTTGGaaaaaataagaacaatattttaTAATATCAAGTGAGCTTCAAATTAAATATATTATGGAAGTATTTTCATATGTACATCATTGATTTAATAGATGCAAattatttgtttttataaattTGATTAACTTTGGATATTTTGACTTAGAATAACTGAAATTGCTTATATTTTAGGATGGATGATGTTAATTGATTTAAGAAACAAGGACCCTAGTAAGGATTTATTGATTTTGATGGTTGATTAATAACATAACTATTAGTACTAACGAtgtttaggccagtctcaatggggttttattagagtttcatgtacattaaatatgctgacgtggcactatattaataaagagagagatgataagagtttcatgggagtagagagagtttcatccccgtgaaactcctatgcactgttttcaaaatattgatgtgttggaaactgtgtcatgaaactcccattgaggatGGCCTTACTAGTATACAATACAATGCACATTAGCCTTTAGGATGCAAAAAGATGTACTTGAGGTAGGCTCTGATGAAGATTGATGAATCAATGCCTTAAATGAAGATCAAACAGGAGCATTGAAAACCTGATGCCCACGATTTGATACGAAGAAATATACTTAGGGAACCTACAATAGACCTAAGCAAACTTCTCCAACAGTGCTAACATTTAGTATGCAATTTTTAGTATGGATAACCTCACATGATACTCATATAACTTTAAAGTATGGCAAGAGCTTAGCTCTAGATTCTCTCTCTTCTATTAAAATATGAGAAAAATACTTAGAGCTAGCTTAAAAGTCGATTGTTGGAGCTGCCCTTTGTTGGAAGTTGGAATTACGCATAGTGTACTTCCGTTGTGGACATTAGAGTTTAGCATCAAAGATTAAGTACAAAAGATGTTGCATAGATGGTGTGATGGCAAGTGGTGATGCATCCAAGAATGCACCTAGAGTATAGGTGTGGTGCAAAACAACGCTCATTGGATCCCAATCCTTTGAACAACACATTAGATTTGTACAATAGGGCATAAGAGGAATCACCGAATAAATAAGGCTTCCAAACAATGGATAGTCTACATGGATAGAATTTTTATTCTCAACGCATTGGATTCCACCTAATGTGCATCTagataaaagttgtttaggtttCTATAAGTGATTTAGGGGCCTTAGTTTTTACAAATGATCTAACTCAACCTCCGTAGATGTCACAACCCCTTCAATTTGATAAGGTAAAGTTAGGATTAATTTGTTCAAATGACACTTGTATATCctcttccattgatataatgTAATGTAAGGCTTAATTTGTTTAAGTGACACTCTTATATCCGCGAGTCAAAGATTCAAGTGCTCTATTGATGGTTGTGTTTAAACTAATTTTCATATTGCTGCCTATCCATGCATATATTTTGATACTTTATGTGTATACTTATTATGTTGTATTACCTTTATTTTAAATTGTAGATTGTTTTGGTTTCTCTAAATACATAATTTTTTATTATACTATTTAAACATAGTGATTATAGGTTTGGTTTTCGGTATCTGCCCAATTCTagttagggggtgtttagttccctttttttttcaaaaaaaaggatttggttcatcattttgtaaaatggaactaaatagcatgcaaatttttttggcaaaaagatggttattctctattttatattttagcctcaagagacaaaaaaaaagaaaacccaaattttgcattttggatggaactaaacatgaccctaaaaattttgccattttgcatttcatcatCACTCCAAAGTAGTTGACATTTTGCATTTAGGATTCCATTTAGGATTCCataggaactaaacaccccttaataacttgtcaaaaaaaaacaccCCTTAATCGAAAATCCGACCCGTTTGAGATGGCTCGGGTCGGATGGCCCAGGATCCCCACACGGACTGGAAAAAGAGGCGCAACCGAAAACGTGGGCAGGCAAACCCGCACGGCCGCACTGGAAGAAGAgcttgctcaaaaaaaaaaaaaaactagtggAAGAAGAGGAACAGTGTCTTCGTCTCGAACCCCGGCGTCCGCTCCGCCGCGctagccgccgccgtcgccgccgccgccgagatgGTAAGCGCTAACGTCCTCCTCCCTTCCTTATCCTCCTCCGTCCCACCGCATCTGGTTTGTTCCTCCTTCCCCATAAACCCCGGAGAAACCTTAGCGAGCGGCGATTGACAATTTGATTAATGTACCGTTCCGCAGGATTACCTCAAGACGGTGGTTCCGTCACAGCTCATGGCCGAGCGCGGCTCCAATCTTGTCGTCATCAACCCAGGTTCGGTCCTGCAGAAACCCTAGCGCTCCCATGTCCTtggtcaagttttttttttctgggtTCCAATGTGCTCGGAATTTCTGAACCTTATGTTACTTTTGATGGTTGAAATGGGAATTTTGCATTGTTTTATCTGTGCCTGGTTAAAAGGAATGCCTTAGTATTGTAGTACTGAAGTGAGCTTTTAAGAGAAGCATATTACCTGACATGTATGTAACTTACCCTGCTGGCAGTGGGATGCTGTTGTTGCTTACAACTGAAAGGAAAATCTAGCAACACATTTGTATGTTTCCCCTGTATATGATGTAATTCATGGTTGCTAGTCATTTAATTGACATGTTTTATAGGATCTGGAAATGTGCGAATGGGGTTTGCTAGTCAGGATGTGCCATTCAATATACCACATTGCATTGCCCGACACATCAATCCACAAGAGGGCGAAGAACCAAGATTCTCTGTGCGCGATCAGGTGATGCAAATACGAGTTTGCTTGTATGCAGGTCCTCTCCCATAGTGTTATGCATTGCAATTTTAATGTATCTTCTTTTAGTAAGCAAGAGTTATGCTTGTATGCAGATGCTCAACTGCCATGCTACTTCATCACAGAATGCAGAGCGGGAGAGTGCATATGATATTGTAAAAGAAAATTATTCTGAACTTTTTTCCTTTTGGACTAGGTTTGGCTCTGTAGCTAATGAGTTGTTATACATACAGATTGCAGCACTGATGAAAATCCCATTTTTGGATGATGAAGAAATGCCTTCACCGAGCCAACCCCTTCCTCCAAAGGTACTGGGCATTGTGATTTGTGACCATGTGCCCAAAGCCTGTACCATTTTTTATGTT
Protein-coding sequences here:
- the LOC8085739 gene encoding uncharacterized protein LOC8085739 isoform X1; this translates as MGFISFVGRVLFASLFLLSAYQEFIEFGNDGGPAAKTLKPKFNLFVKLVSKNTGLGVPHIDIKTVIAATMFLKGFGGLLFIFSSSFGAFLLLIYLAFMTPIVYDFYNYEMESEQFVQLFFKFTQNLAFIGALLFFLGMKNSIPRRRSKGRTTKTKTN
- the LOC8085739 gene encoding uncharacterized protein LOC8085739 isoform X2 — protein: MIFGAKVMCTLCSPIPKMLLNSSLSIVAHYFVLFMHHFIVENIEIMLFGHIFRFIEFGNDGGPAAKTLKPKFNLFVKLVSKNTGLGVPHIDIKTVIAATMFLKGFGGLLFIFSSSFGAFLLLIYLAFMTPIVYDFYNYEMESEQFVQLFFKFTQNLAFIGALLFFLGMKNSIPRRRSKGRTTKTKTN